The window CGAAGTGGTGCGCCAGCGCGGCGTGGCTAGCCATGGCTGGCCTCCGGCGCGGCCGCGGGCGCCCCGCCCGGCAGGTCGTGGTACTCGTGCGGCCCGCGCTCGAAGGCCGGCAGCACGTCGAAGTTCTCCAGCGGCGGGGGCGAGGGGGTCTGCCACTCGTAGCCGCGCGAGCCCCAGGGATCGGCCCCGGCCACCGCGCCGTGCCTGAGGGCCACCAGGATGTAGACCAGCACGATGGTGAAGCCGATGGCCAGCACCGAGGCCCCGGCGGTGGAGGCCACGTTGAGCGCCCAGTAGCGCTCCGGA is drawn from Anaeromyxobacter sp. and contains these coding sequences:
- a CDS encoding cbb3-type cytochrome c oxidase subunit I; the encoded protein is GMTGVALGTVSLDIHWQDTYFVVAHFHFIMVGSTMMAFLAALHYWWPKLTGRMYNERWGLVAAVFVILGFVFTFLPQFLLGNEGMPRRYFNYPERYWALNVASTAGASVLAIGFTIVLVYILVALRHGAVAGADPWGSRGYEWQTPSPPPLENFDVLPAFERGPHEYHDLPGGAPAAAPEASHG